The Elusimicrobiota bacterium genomic sequence ACCGCCGCCGCCCGAGGACACGGAAATATTGTAAGTTCTGTGAACAAAAAGTTATTTACATCGACTTCAAGAACCTGCAGTTATTACGGAATTTTATGAATGACCGCGGGAAAATGTTCTCCGGCCATAGTTCGGGTAACTGTGCGAAGCATCAACGCAGTGTTGCTACGGCGATTAAACGCGCTCGAGCTATTGCGTTATTGCCGTACGTAGCGTAGGATAAATATATTTTTATTTGAGGTATAATTGTTATGAAAGTAGTGCTTACACAGAATGTAGAAAAAGTTGGTAATGCCGGGGATGTAAAAAATGTTACGGGCGGATTCGCGAGGAATTATCTTTTTCCCCGTGAGTTAGCTTGGGAAGCAACGTCCTCTAATCTTAAACGCTGGGAAGATAAGAAAAAAAGTTATCTCCGCCTTTCCGCGCGGGAATTGGATAAAGCGCAGCAGAGAGCTGATAAAATTGGAAAAGAGTCGTGTACGATTAACGTGAAGACTGATAATGAAGATAAGATATTCGGTTCCGTAACGAATATGGATATCGCGAAGTCGTTGCTTTCAAAAGGTATTGAAGTTGATAAAAAAGATATTATTCTCGAAGAGCCTATACATAAAGTCGGGGCGTATACCGTAAAAGTTAGAGTGCATCAGCAGGTGTATGCTGAACTTAAAGTATGGGTAGTCGCCGAGGATACTGAAAAAAGTGAAAGCTAAACCCCAGTAAAGTTTTTTCATTCATAAAGTTCGCGCGTACTTATTTATTTATAGGATATTTGCATGGCAGATATTTTTAATCACGTACCACCTCATTCAGAAGAAGCGGAAATGGCAGTGCTTGGGTCTATGATGATCGAACGGGCTGCTATTGATAAAGTTATTGCTCTGCTCAAGGATGTTTCATTTTATAAACCAGGCCATCAGATAGTGTTCCGTGCTATACGTAGGTTATATGAATCTAATATCGCTGTGGATATTCAGACGGTAGGAGAGGAATTAAAAAAAGAAAAAAAACTTGCGGATATCGGCGGAGCGGCGTATCTTATGACATTGATTGAGTCTGTAGCAACTGCAGCGAATGTCGAGGATTATGCGTTGATTGTACGGGATAAATCTACACTCCGCGGGTTGATTGATGTTTCACATGAGATGCTGGCGGATGCGTATAAAGATGAATCCGGTGCACAGGCTGTTATTGAACAGGCGGAACAACGGATTTTTAAGATACGTAATGAAGGGTTCCAGAGCGGGTTTATAGGGATTAATGAGTTAATGCCGCCGGTACTTGATCAGGTTGAGAGTTATATTCAGAACAAAAAAGATGGGTTAGGGTTGATGACCGGATTTCCTAAGTTTGACAGGCTAACCGGCGGGTTACAGAAAGGTAATCTCATCATTATTGCCGGGCGGCCGGGGATGGGTAAAACGTCGTGGTGTTTAAACATAGTGGAAAATATTGCGTTGCATAGTAAACGCCCGGTTGCGGTGTTTACGATGGAGATGTCAAAAAACGAAATAGCGCAGCGGTTCCTGTGTTCAGTTGCAAAGATTAATATGAATAAGTTAAGGGATAACAGGGTTTCCCGCAGTGCATGGCCGGATATCACAACCGCTGCGTCGAAGTTGATGGAAGCGAAGATATTTATTAATGAGTTGCCTTCAGGAACGCTGTTGGACCTACGTGCACAGGCACGGAGGGTTGTGTCGGAACAAAAAGTTGAACTCATAGTGGTGGATTATATGCAGCTGCTCTCCAGCGGGACTAAACGTATGGAAGGCAGGCAACAGGAAATTTCTGATATCTCAAGGTCATTAAAACTACTCGCGCGGTACCTCGAGATCCCGATAGTAGTGGTGTCGCAGCTTAGCCGTAAACCCGAAGAGCGGGGGAAGGATAATGAACCTAAATTATCCGACCTGCGGGAAAGCGGGGCGATTGAACAGGATGCTGATGTCGTCGGATTTGTTTACCGCGAAGATTATTATAACAAGGAAGATCAGAGTATCAGAGGTAAAGCCAGGCTTATCATTGCGAAACAGCGGAACGGGCCCCAGGGGACTCAGGATATGGTGTTTTTCAGTGAGTATACACGGTTTGAGAACGCTGAGACCAGGCAGCAAGAGCAGGAACAGTGATTAATACTATTCTTCGTCCCACATGGGTTGAGATAGATTTGTCCGCTATTACGCAAAATGTCAGTATAATACAGTCGTTAATCGGTAAACACACAGGGATTATTGCTGTAGTAAAAGCTGATGCTTACGGGCATAATGCTGAGTTTATCGTTAAGGAATTGGTTAAACAAAAAGTTGTTGCGTTCTACGGTGTTGCATGCCTCGAAGAAGGTATTGCGTTACGCAAAGCAGGGATTAAACCTAAAATATTAATCCTCGGGAATGTTTATCCGTATCACTTATTACCATTATTATTTTCTTACCAGTTGACTCCCACTGTTATCAGTATAGAGTCCGCTGTGGAGTTAAACAAAGCTGCAAAAAAACGTAAGGTTGTATTACCGGTGCACGTGAAGGTTGATACTGGGATGGGGAGGATTGGATCCTCTGCTGATGATGCGGGTGCTCTTATACAATATATCCACACAAAATGCCAGGCGTTGTTAATAGAAGGAGTATATACGCATTTTTCATCGGCGGATAGTGATGAATGGTATACAAGGTATCAGTATGACAATTTTGAGAATGTATTGAAGAGTATTGGTAAAATAAAAATCGTCCACACAGCTAATTCCGCAACAATAATCAGGTGTCCCTCACAATATTATGATTATGTCCGCCCGGGGTTGTTGTTGTACGGGTTGGAACCATTCCCCGGGGTCAATACAAGGTACGGGTTCAAGCCTGTGTTAACATGGAAAACTAAAGTTGTTTACCTAAAGAATATCCAGATCGGGCAAAGAGTTAGCTATAACGGGACGTTTATCGCAAAAACAGGGATGACGGTTGCAACTTTGCCTGTAGGGTATGCTGATGGGTATAACCGTAAACTATCAAATACCGGGCAGGTGTTGTTACACGGTAAACGTATAAACGTTATCGGGCGGGTAACCATGGATATGGTTATGGCGGATGTTACGGGTATTAAAGATGTTAGGTTAGGGGATGAAGTTGTGCTCATAGGGCAGCAGGGGCGGGAGAGAATTACGGCTGAGGAAGTTGCTGGTTTAGTTGGAACGATTAATTACGAAATTGTATGCGGGATCGGGAAACGTGTTACCCGCATTGCAGTATAGTAAATAAGGTAAAATATATCTTGCTATGATAAACGGTATGTTCACAAAAGTTAAGGTCGTATCTTATGACCTCACGGTAAGTTTGGGGAAGTTCGCTATACTGTTCGGGCAGGTGATTAGTTGGATGCGGGTATTACCGTGGGATGTGAAGAGTATTACCGCGCAGATGGTTGAGGTTGGGATAAAATCGTTCCCGATCTGCGTAATGTCGTCGTTCTCAATGGGTATGGTGTTAGCACTACAAGCAGGGACTTCCGCAAGGTTTGTATTTAATGAACCGCTCTACGTCGGGACTATTGTTGCGTTTTCGTTGATAAAAGAGTTGTCGCCGGTATTGATGGCAACAGTTGTTGCCGGGCGTGTTGGGGCAGGAATTGCAGCGGAAATCGGGACAATGAAGGTTACTGAACAAATTGATGCGTTGTATACATTAGGGACAAATCCTATCCGCTACCTCGTAATGCCGAGATTTATTGCGTGTGTGACTATGCTGCCGTTGTTGACGGTGTTCACAAATATTGTTGGCCTTACCGGCGGATATATTGTCAGTGTTACCAACCTCGAGATACCGGGGACGATTTATTGGGCGGATGCATATGATTATATGAGGGTAAAGGATTTGTTTCACGGGTTGATCAAGTCAGTATTTTTTGGTGCAACAATCGCGTTAGTGTCTTGTTACAAAGGGTTTGAGTGTAAGAACGGGGCGGAAGGTGTAGGGCGTGCTACTACCAGCGCGGTAGTGATGACACTGGTTATTATTCTGGTAAGCGATTATTTTTTGACGGCGTTGCTTGTAGCCCTTGGGATTGGATAAGTTATAGTATGAAGAGAAATATATGATAAAAGTTGAAGGTGTATATAAACAGTTTGGGAAAAAACAGGTTCTTGATAATGTTGAACTCGAGATTTATGACGGGGAAACGTTAACGATCATCGGGGGTAGCGGGTGCGGGAAAACTGTGCTGCTTAAACACTTAGTCGGGTTACTGAAACCGGATAAAGGTGAGATTTATGTTGATGATCAACAAATATCAAAACTTGAGGATGAACAGTTGTGGAAGATTCAGCAGAAGTTCGGGTACTTGTTCCAGGGCGCGGCATTATTTGATTCATTGACGGTTGCTGAGAATGTTGCGTTTGGGTTGAGAAACATGAAATTGCCGTATACTGAAGTTATGCGCCGCGTAAAGGAAGGGTTGAGGCATGTAGGGCTTAAGGATATTGAGAATCAGAAACCGGCAGAACTTTCCGGTGGGATGCGTAAACGCGTAGGGCTTGCCCGCGCAATTGCGTACGCGCCAAAGTATGTGTGTTACGACGAGCCTACCACCGGGCTGGATCCTATAACATCGGATACGATTAATGAACTGATACTTAAACTCCAGGGAGAACTTAAGGTTACTTCGATTGTTGTGACACATGATCTTAAAAGCGCGTATAAGATATCTAACCGTATCGCGATGCTGCATCAGGGAAAGATTGTGGAGATCGGTACTCCTGAAGAAATTCAGCATACAAAAAACCCGTTTGTCCGGCAGTTTATTGAAGGTTCCTGCAACGGTCCTATCCAGGTGCTGTATTAATTCCTGTCTACACTATAAACAAACACGTGTGGTTTTTTGGGTTATACAAATAAAGTGTATTGTTATATAATATAACCTAAGATGATTAAAAATAGGTGTGAGCAAAAAAAATTTTAGTTAAGGGGAAAAAATAAGCCGATGCCGAAAGAAGTTAAACTCGGGATATTTGTGCTGTGCGGGCTTGCGGTTTTGTTGGGTACAATTTTTGCTATCAAAGATATCCGGTTGGAGAAAGGGTATACTTTATACTTATTCCTCGAAGATACCGGCGGGTTGATGGAGAAAGCGTGGGTACGGAGTTCCGGGGTTAAGATAGGGAAGGTTGATAGAATAATTCTTGACGGGCAGCGGGCGAAGGTTAGGTTATGGATCTGGGGTGATACCAAAATCTATGCTGATGCGCAAGCGTCTATACTTGCTACGGGTTTGCTCGGGGTTAAGTATGTCAATATGGTATTGGGTGGGAAACAGTCTAAGGTGTTACTAAAAAACAATGAGGTTCTTCAGGGGATAAGCCCGGTTACGACTGAAAAAATGCTGGAATCCGCGATGGATAGCGTCAAGGGATTAGTAGATGCGCTTAACAGCGTGGTGGGGGATGGGAAGCTCGGGGAAAATCTTAACGAAATCGTGGATAATGTGCGTGTGCTTACTGACCGCCTGGAGAATACTATCAGAGAAGATGATATCAAACAAATCGTGGATGATATCAGTTCCGCGTCTAAGGATATGGCTAAACTTTCAAGTGAAGTGCTTGATATACTCGAGAAAAACAGGAAGCCTGCTGAAAGTTTAGTGGATAATGTTGCGCAGGCAAGTACAAAACTTGAATCCTTACTCGCAAAGGTTGAGGATAAGGATTCGGTGTTGGGCAAGCTTATCAATGATAAGGATGTCGGTAGGCAGGTGCAGGAAACTATTACCGCTCTTGAGGATACTGCGAATAACGCGCAGGCGGTGCTTGGAAAACTCGGGAAGATTAATACATACTGGGATTACCGCCTTAGATACGACGCTACAACGTCGGTGTTCCGTAATGATTTCGGGTTAAAAATATCGCCGGATGAGGGTAAGTTTTATTTTCTTGGTGTGAACAATATTTCTGATGCAAATTTTGTTGATACGTTCCAAAAACAAAATTCGTTAACCGGCCTTATCGGCAGAGAGTTCATGGATCGGCTTGAACTTTACGCCGGGGTGATACGTTCCTACGGCGGGTTGGGGTTAGCATGGCAGCCGCTGAAGTTCGGGTGGTTGGGGATTGAGCTTAATGCTCAGCTTTTTGAGTTCTCCAGAAAAGTTCCTGCCGCGTTACCCGTTGGGATTGTGGGGACAGAGTTATCGCTGGCGAACTGGTTGCGTTGCGGGATACAAGCTGAAGACGTTTTTGGTTCAGCGACATGGCATACGTATTTTAATGTTGTGATTGAAGATAAGGATATGGCGTACGTTATTGCGTTGTTGGGACTATCAAAACCGTGAAAATTAAGGCTAAGTTTGTATGCCAGGAGTGCGGGTATGATACCGCGCAGTGGTTCGGTAAGTGTCCGGGTTGCGGGCAGTTTAATACGTTTGTTGAAGAACGCGTGGTGAAAGCTGCGAGAACCAGTGTAGTACAGGCGAGGTTGACAAATTTTTCTGCGGAAGTTGTTGCTATAGAACAAGTACAGCCGGCTAACCAAACACGGTATGTTACCGGGATTAATGAGTTTGATAGAATCCTTGGGGGCGGTGTGGTACCCGGGTCGCTGGTGCTTATCGGCGGGGATCCTGGGATCGGGAAATCAACGCTTATGTTGCAGGTAGCGGATGCTCTAAGGAAGTATGCTAATGTGTTATACGTTTCAGGTGAGGAATCACTGGATCAGCTGAAACTGCGCGCTGAACGGCTTGGGGTTGACCATCGGGATGTTAAGAACCAGTTGTTTCTTTTGACAGAAACTAATCTTGAAACTATCGTCGGGACAACTTCTAAAACACAACCGGGGTTTATCATTATTGATTCTATACAGACAATGTTCCGGCCGGATATTATCTCTGCCCCGGGTAGTGTAGGACAGGTACGGGAGTGTACGGCTGAACTGTTGAACCTTGCAAAAGCTAATAATATTACAGTATTTGTGCTGGGGCATGTAACAAAAGATGGTGCGATCGCGGGCCCACGGGTGTTGGAACATCTGGTGGATACCGTGTTATATTTTGAGGCGGAGAAGTTTCAGGTGTACCGTATGCTACGCGCGTACAAAAACCGTTTTGGTGCGACAAACGAGCTTGGGATGTTTGAGATGACCGCTGCGGGGTTAAAAGATGTATCAAACCCGAGTGAAATATTTTTGAATGAACGCACTAAGGATACTTCAGGGACTATGGTTATCGCTACGATTGAAGGGACACGTCCGATTTTGTTGGAACTCCAGGCATTAGTTACCTCCACAAGTTTTGCGGTGCCACGCAGGATGGTGTCTGGGTTGGATTATA encodes the following:
- the rplI gene encoding 50S ribosomal protein L9, whose translation is MKVVLTQNVEKVGNAGDVKNVTGGFARNYLFPRELAWEATSSNLKRWEDKKKSYLRLSARELDKAQQRADKIGKESCTINVKTDNEDKIFGSVTNMDIAKSLLSKGIEVDKKDIILEEPIHKVGAYTVKVRVHQQVYAELKVWVVAEDTEKSES
- the dnaB gene encoding replicative DNA helicase, producing MADIFNHVPPHSEEAEMAVLGSMMIERAAIDKVIALLKDVSFYKPGHQIVFRAIRRLYESNIAVDIQTVGEELKKEKKLADIGGAAYLMTLIESVATAANVEDYALIVRDKSTLRGLIDVSHEMLADAYKDESGAQAVIEQAEQRIFKIRNEGFQSGFIGINELMPPVLDQVESYIQNKKDGLGLMTGFPKFDRLTGGLQKGNLIIIAGRPGMGKTSWCLNIVENIALHSKRPVAVFTMEMSKNEIAQRFLCSVAKINMNKLRDNRVSRSAWPDITTAASKLMEAKIFINELPSGTLLDLRAQARRVVSEQKVELIVVDYMQLLSSGTKRMEGRQQEISDISRSLKLLARYLEIPIVVVSQLSRKPEERGKDNEPKLSDLRESGAIEQDADVVGFVYREDYYNKEDQSIRGKARLIIAKQRNGPQGTQDMVFFSEYTRFENAETRQQEQEQ
- the alr gene encoding alanine racemase, with protein sequence MINTILRPTWVEIDLSAITQNVSIIQSLIGKHTGIIAVVKADAYGHNAEFIVKELVKQKVVAFYGVACLEEGIALRKAGIKPKILILGNVYPYHLLPLLFSYQLTPTVISIESAVELNKAAKKRKVVLPVHVKVDTGMGRIGSSADDAGALIQYIHTKCQALLIEGVYTHFSSADSDEWYTRYQYDNFENVLKSIGKIKIVHTANSATIIRCPSQYYDYVRPGLLLYGLEPFPGVNTRYGFKPVLTWKTKVVYLKNIQIGQRVSYNGTFIAKTGMTVATLPVGYADGYNRKLSNTGQVLLHGKRINVIGRVTMDMVMADVTGIKDVRLGDEVVLIGQQGRERITAEEVAGLVGTINYEIVCGIGKRVTRIAV
- a CDS encoding ABC transporter permease, with the translated sequence MINGMFTKVKVVSYDLTVSLGKFAILFGQVISWMRVLPWDVKSITAQMVEVGIKSFPICVMSSFSMGMVLALQAGTSARFVFNEPLYVGTIVAFSLIKELSPVLMATVVAGRVGAGIAAEIGTMKVTEQIDALYTLGTNPIRYLVMPRFIACVTMLPLLTVFTNIVGLTGGYIVSVTNLEIPGTIYWADAYDYMRVKDLFHGLIKSVFFGATIALVSCYKGFECKNGAEGVGRATTSAVVMTLVIILVSDYFLTALLVALGIG
- a CDS encoding ABC transporter ATP-binding protein, with amino-acid sequence MIKVEGVYKQFGKKQVLDNVELEIYDGETLTIIGGSGCGKTVLLKHLVGLLKPDKGEIYVDDQQISKLEDEQLWKIQQKFGYLFQGAALFDSLTVAENVAFGLRNMKLPYTEVMRRVKEGLRHVGLKDIENQKPAELSGGMRKRVGLARAIAYAPKYVCYDEPTTGLDPITSDTINELILKLQGELKVTSIVVTHDLKSAYKISNRIAMLHQGKIVEIGTPEEIQHTKNPFVRQFIEGSCNGPIQVLY
- a CDS encoding MlaD family protein; protein product: MPKEVKLGIFVLCGLAVLLGTIFAIKDIRLEKGYTLYLFLEDTGGLMEKAWVRSSGVKIGKVDRIILDGQRAKVRLWIWGDTKIYADAQASILATGLLGVKYVNMVLGGKQSKVLLKNNEVLQGISPVTTEKMLESAMDSVKGLVDALNSVVGDGKLGENLNEIVDNVRVLTDRLENTIREDDIKQIVDDISSASKDMAKLSSEVLDILEKNRKPAESLVDNVAQASTKLESLLAKVEDKDSVLGKLINDKDVGRQVQETITALEDTANNAQAVLGKLGKINTYWDYRLRYDATTSVFRNDFGLKISPDEGKFYFLGVNNISDANFVDTFQKQNSLTGLIGREFMDRLELYAGVIRSYGGLGLAWQPLKFGWLGIELNAQLFEFSRKVPAALPVGIVGTELSLANWLRCGIQAEDVFGSATWHTYFNVVIEDKDMAYVIALLGLSKP
- the radA gene encoding DNA repair protein RadA; amino-acid sequence: MKIKAKFVCQECGYDTAQWFGKCPGCGQFNTFVEERVVKAARTSVVQARLTNFSAEVVAIEQVQPANQTRYVTGINEFDRILGGGVVPGSLVLIGGDPGIGKSTLMLQVADALRKYANVLYVSGEESLDQLKLRAERLGVDHRDVKNQLFLLTETNLETIVGTTSKTQPGFIIIDSIQTMFRPDIISAPGSVGQVRECTAELLNLAKANNITVFVLGHVTKDGAIAGPRVLEHLVDTVLYFEAEKFQVYRMLRAYKNRFGATNELGMFEMTAAGLKDVSNPSEIFLNERTKDTSGTMVIATIEGTRPILLELQALVTSTSFAVPRRMVSGLDYNRMVLLTAVLEKRLGLNLEHEDVFINVVGGVKVKEPAADLGAAVAIASALLNFVCPNDVVAIGEVGLGGEIRSVTQVEDRVREVEKLGFKKCIIPKSSAEYIKKKVNIEVIGMGYLYEVIEYVKTHAVTNKN